From Malaya genurostris strain Urasoe2022 chromosome 2, Malgen_1.1, whole genome shotgun sequence:
CGGTACGACGGAACACTCATTCAACGGCCCCGTGAACCACATCATTGACGATATATCGCCTCTGGTCAAACTGTTCGCATAGCAATGGTTCCTAACAGGTTCAGTTTTCCGAACCTGCGGCAATAGTTCATGACGGTAAGAGCCCCACTTCCCATTTTTGAACACGTTCACTGCAAGACCCAAGCTCAGCTGGCTCTGGTAGAAGCGATCGTTCAGAGCGAATGGTGGCGCTACCGGATCATCTATGAAAACACAACAAACATTTTGAAGTTTGGGTTCTTTCCGTATGCAGTTGACAAGTCCAACGATGCCCGATATTGAATCATTCTGGGAGTACAAAATCACCGGTCCAAACTTGCACGATCTCTTCAATTCTGCCAACCAGTTGAAATCGTTCGTTTGTACTTCTATTACTGTGGGTGTTTCGTTGAACTTCCGTTGATTTTTGCTCTGAAGAAGTAGGAATGTTTCCTCCTGGTCTACGTAGAACGAAGCGATCAGATTGAAATCGTTCGGTGGATTAAAACTGTCTTGGTCAAAGTTGGGCGCCTCACGTATCAGAAGAAACCCACCGTCCACTAGACAGGACTTTGCGTCCTTTAGGAAGTTCACATCATTCAACCTGTTGTCCGCGATCAAAAACAGACAGTTCGTTTGATCGGCAATTTTCTCGTTTTTCAGCACGACCGTACCGACCTCTTGATGCTTAGCAGTTAATAAAGTCAGATTGGCTTGTACCAACGGAAGATCGGCAATAGCCATTCCGAACATGTCACTAACGATCGGAAGTTTGCTATTGTGAACCTCAGTTACCGCTACCGACAGCGTCGGTACATTTTCCAGAGCCAATTGAACACACATCCTGATAGCTTCCAAGGTAGACACCTGCTGATCGGATCGATACGGGATAAATTTATACGCTTCCAATATCGGCACACCGGGAGGGTTCCTGCGTCCGATTGTGCTCACACGGGGATTCGCAATAACAATTCCGCCACAAATCGAAACGTTGGTCGCCCTACAACATCTCACCTCGCAGTACTCCCGCCCTTGGTCGTCTTTCTTCAGAGCCTTCAAATGATCTAAGGGAGAAATTGAAGCCTTCTCGATAGCCGTCGGTACCATCAATGAGCGAGAGTCTACGGCAACGATGCCGATCTGTAGCATGCAATCCATCAAAGCCACCCAGTTTCCCTTCCACTCAATTTTAGCCTCGGATCCATCGATCTTGGTTTCTAGGACCGATCGGAACATTTCCGCGTAGTGATAACCCCGAAGGCGAAGCTCTTTGTAGAAATCTCTGGTCTGCAGTAGTTTGGCCGAAGATTTCATTTCCATGATCGATTCCTTGGCTGACGGATCCAAAACTCGCGTATATCCGATCACTACCGCAGTGTTTCCTTCCAATATCTGAATCCAGAAGAATCGGAAGATAAAACCTACATTAGTATCGAAACTAGAAGTAACACCACCCGAATCATACCTCGAAAAATCCCGATGCGCTCTGATACATCACGATCAGATTGACCGTCTGCCCTTTGGTGATCGTGGTGGCTCGCAGAAACTGCACATCCTCAAACTCAATCGCAAAGTGAAACAACTCACAGTGGGCGAGATATGCCAACAGGTTCCACACCAACTGCAGATATCCGGTAGCCGGAAACAAGACACGCCCATCGATACAGTGACCCAGAACGTACTTGTTGTCTTCGCTGGTTAACGAAATTTTAAAATGCATCATATTGGTCTTGACAGTCAAGTCCCAACCATAGCGGACGACATAGGAATCCTCGCGGTGATCCCAGCGGATCAGTGGTGCGATCATGGCCGTTCCACGCGAAACTGGAAACTGAACTGCTGGATAGAGTTCGAATATCCGAAGGTTCTTATTGGTGAGATACAAGCTGAAAAGGGATCAATATTGAGATACGAAACGTTTACCGTTAGCAACTATCTTACTGGCCAATTTTACTAAGCAGCCCAGTGACGCTATCGGAGGAGTTCGGAGCAAGTGACGAACCGTTGGGGTTGAAATGCAATATCTTAAGCACCTTACTACATGATTGGCCACTACCGATTTCCAAAATGTGAGCGTTCCTGGGTATCCGATCCAGCAGGTTAACGATGGAATCTGAACTATGCAACTTCATCGAGTGGAACAGGGATGATGTTTGCGTCAGTTCAGCGTTGAACCATTTCGAAGTCGAAGCAACCATCTTTGGTAGTACAGTTTTCAACGCATGGCTCAGTTTGTCACCGAGTATTTCTTCCCTGGAAGATTCACACGTAAGGCTTACGTAGTCTAGCACTTCTGCTACATAACCGGACGATTTGAGTTGTCCAATTCCTTCAAGCGTACTCTGCCTTGAACCAACGAAGATACCAAAGCTGGACGAATCATTCTCTATGACCTCCTTCAGAGGTAAACGATCTGATTTAGAGTTCAATTTCACGAAGGCGCTGTATTCGTCGATCGCTTTCGCTTCCGTGTACACCAGACCATGCCAGAAAGCAAGCTGGACAACCTGTTCCACGCTGAGACTGCCGTCCAAGTAAGCGCACGTAAACTGGCCGATGGAGTGTCCTCCATACGAATCAAACTCCACTCCAATGGAGGTTAGCAGTTCAACGACTGTTAGCTGAAGCACAACCGTTCCAACCATCGAATTCAACAACGGTTCTCGTCCGGAGCATTTCCTGAACAAGTCAAATTTTAACGCTTTTaaaatattacaacatttggctaATGTTTCCTCAACTTGAGCGAATTTTCTCAACTCGCCAAGCTCCAGTCGCCATCGTGAATTTATCCCTCCGAACACCGCTGCCAACGGTAGCGACTCCAGTGGAATCCGAGAGATGTTCATCTCCAGCCGAAAGGCAGGCTTATCGCCATTTTTCCGGTAAATGCCATAACCTCGATAGCGATGGCCAGGAATCGATTGTTCTTGGATGTTGTACAACAAAGCAATAAACTCGGTGTCCAGAGGACGCTCTTCAATATCTCGAATCATTACTTCCAACGCTTCCTTGGTTCGTCCCGACCAAACCACCAACCTCGGAAGGTCGTCCACGGGTAGCCCATGCTGTTTCTTCTCCTTCTGGTTTCGTAACAGCAAAGCATGCGAATTCGCTCCACCGAACCCAAACGAATTGATGCCAATGTAAGAACCAGATAACGGAGTCACTTCATTTACCACTTTCAGCCTACCTTCCACCAACGGAGCGATCGATGGTTTATTTTCCTGAAAGTTGATATTGGGCGGAATGAAACCCGTCTCCATCGCAATGATACACTTGGAGATCGAGCAAACTCCGGCGGCCGCTTCCGAGTGCCCGATGCTCGATTTCACCGAACCCACCAGCAGCGGTTCCTTCCGTCCGGTGCAGTAAACCTTGTCCAGTGCATCGCACTCTTCCGGATCACCGACCATCGTACCGGTGCTGTGAGCTTCCACATAGTTAATTTCCGTCGGTTTTATACCCACCTCACTGTAGAACTCGGTTAGCAATTGTTGTTGCATGATCCTCGACGGATAGGTGATCCCTTCGGATTTGAACCCATCACAGTTGGTTTTCGAGTGCACCAAATGTGCGTAGATGCGTTTAGCGTCCTTAGCTTTCTGCAGAAACACAGAACAAACTGCCTCCGATCGCGTATAACCGGAACCGTTTTTGTCGAATGGTCTGCAGTAACCATCCTTCGCCAACACCCCCAGCAACGCAAATTGATACGTGATGTACGGATGGAGCGTAAGGTTACTTCCCATGACGATGGCCGCATCACAGACCCCATTCCGAATACTTCGGTACGCAACATCCAGGGCATACATCGAACTGCTACATGCCGTATCCATTACCAAGGACGGTCCTCGGAAATCCATCGAGTAGGATATTCGATTCGCAAGCTGGGATTTGGCACACCTGGAATTGAAATTCGTTTTAACGTTTTTCGTTAGCCAACAACAACCGCCCTTTCTTCTCACCCTAACACCCCAAGCCCATCCGGTGGACATGCCATGTAATACATCCGAACTTCGGTCTCCGAGAAGCATAACCCACAGAAGACACCGGTTCGCGAACCACGCATACTCTCCGGATTAACGCCGGCATCTAGTATCGCTTCGTACGTATGTTCGAGCAGCATCCGCTGTTGCGGATCCATCGTGTGACATCGCCGTCGATCGTACCCGAAAAACTGCCCATCGAACTTGGACAAATTGTTAACTTTACCCGCCCGCTTCGGTATGCCCGGTACATACTTAAACCGTATCTCCGAGTCATCCACCAGATCTCGCTTTTCGAACAGATTACGGGCGAAATCGCGCAGGTTGTCCGTTTGGGGAAACCGTCCGGAGATTCCCGATATCACAATGCTTTCGTCGGAGTCGGTCGGTAGCACTTTCAGTGACGGCATTTTTTCACACAACACACCACACGATTCGGTACGATCGCAGCGAACTAATTGGTTAAGTGAGGCGATTAATTCACCACCGGCCAATTTATAGTGAAGTACGAAAACACGTGATGATCCCTGTCAGTGACCCAGCGGTGAAcacgaaaaaatttaaatttttaatttctcaCGTTTCTGCTATCGGGTAGGGATGCGATAAAGCGAAAGCTGCTTAAATTGTCAGAACCCATATCGCTTCCGTACAATTCAAATGATTTCACTATAGCACGGCAACTAGGTCAATTGATACTTCGGAGACAATGTTCGGAAAAGTCATTAATCCATCGTTTTCGAGCACTTTTTCTCATTTCCGAATAGCTTCTCGAACAGTTCTACAAAGTTTTCGTTTTCAAGCAGTTATCGTTTTCGAGCCATTTCCAAGCATGTTTATTAGTTCGATTGACAATATCAAGTGCTTTCTTAtcgttttcgaacagtttttcgagCCGTACAGTTTTGGTAAGTTTAAGGGGCAAAGGGTTTTTACTCCCTAATTGCTTAGGATGCTTAGAAATTGCTCCAAAACTGTTCGAAACTTGCTCTAAAAACGTgcttaccctgtaatgtcgaaactgcaaatcggatcgaattttaatctaaacgtgtgataatcgatggaactttccatgagatgtcgaaataagtttTACTTTAGAGTTTatggttatttacggtactaccagaaccggtatggtcgtcaaatggtgagataactaagtcctcacaagtccctatctcatgcctccccgagcgtctatgatgacatttggtcaatagaacggcgtcgactgggtgctatcgccttctgcgttagtagcagaatgagagggtgcgaaatggcatgtaggttgaagcccatcctaaagtgcagtgtttatcatagtatattacaacatataattctgttgtttattacatcatgtattattattattattattattattattattattattattattattattattattattattattattattattattattattattattactattattattattattattattattattattattattattagaagagcgtaacttacactgcgacattaactgttatattgtatcatagcatattatttcacatattatcgtcttacactattttatgttattatatactatgttgtatggtattatactgcattgcattatatcatattatatggtattatattatatatattatattatattgtattctattatattatgttatattgttttgcattatgttgtattatattatattatattatattatattatattatagggtttattatgagtagtactacgttcctctgcgcaaaatataaatttgttttccttataagttatcatttttaaagtaaattttaactaaatatcaaggtcgtcacaaggtgagcttggtcctcactggttcctgttttatGCCTACACGTatatctgtggtgacaattggtcgatggaatgcgttgatggcagaatgagaggatgagaaatgacatataaattgaagtaatataatatcatagcatatcgcaacatatcattttattcattctattatttattatataattcattgtactatattatgttgttttttattattattttcattattatatttattgttagtattattaatttgtcatcaataataataacatatattatttttatagctgtggatattactattgttattagaagagaaatattttacttcctgcagtattgcgaagatagaagagcataactgacactctacattaactgttattttatatattgatttataatatattatattgtatgacattgtattatattatattaaattaaaatatattatactatattatgttatattatattattttgtagtatttaagtattattattattattactattattattattattattattattattattattattattattattattattattatttttatgattattattattattattactattgttaccattattataatctttatcattatcagctaaATTTACATTtccatactaaacatttcactttacacatatattattaaattgtatcatattatattacgtcatattttgtggtattatattatattacattgtactatattatactacATTATGGgacaatgtttggtattgttttatatagtattgtaaggtatttttttaatacacaattaaaagtgtattatattgcattgtgatgtattacatttttatattttatgcataataatattttattatattcagtgtcgtatagtgaacaaactatattataatatattatggtatattttactatattatgtcacataacattatgatactattatattcatcattaaatattatagtagactataatacactgtaccatacgattttgcaccgttttatactatattgtattttattgtattatactgccggaaattatattaaagtgtattatgttacattatatataatactatgctcaagtacattgtaagggaagagggatgggagtgcatcagggtatcttacaagtgaatgactggatgaaggagtgaaatgtcaacccgattcacaggggaaagctgtgtgttttccccagaaggtctgaaatgagtaagacgcacccttctaacaaacaaaccatcaggcaggtttaagctggtacagcgaattcttttattatatggccggatgttattgctggaaggcgcccattttggccttcttaacagcagtaatatgaaagttatctgataatcaaattcggatctactgtaagtctacctgcatccactggtaatgccttgaactgatggtggcttcacacatacatacatacatacatacatacatttacggtactaccagaaccggtattcgtatggccataaattaatatgacaaataaattgcaattgttttgaGTCCAAATTGGAAGCTTTTTTGAATTGTCATCTTCTCTATcgatatgaattttaaaaactcatcaccctgtaattccagactcGGAtagaatttattaattttgtatgggaccataaatcctttagttttaatttttgtttttaaaattcgaTTTGGGCTTTTTTGAgagaacgattgagctttgagaaacgattcgatactggaaccg
This genomic window contains:
- the LOC131431909 gene encoding fatty acid synthase-like, whose amino-acid sequence is MPSLKVLPTDSDESIVISGISGRFPQTDNLRDFARNLFEKRDLVDDSEIRFKYVPGIPKRAGKVNNLSKFDGQFFGYDRRRCHTMDPQQRMLLEHTYEAILDAGVNPESMRGSRTGVFCGLCFSETEVRMYYMACPPDGLGVLGCAKSQLANRISYSMDFRGPSLVMDTACSSSMYALDVAYRSIRNGVCDAAIVMGSNLTLHPYITYQFALLGVLAKDGYCRPFDKNGSGYTRSEAVCSVFLQKAKDAKRIYAHLVHSKTNCDGFKSEGITYPSRIMQQQLLTEFYSEVGIKPTEINYVEAHSTGTMVGDPEECDALDKVYCTGRKEPLLVGSVKSSIGHSEAAAGVCSISKCIIAMETGFIPPNINFQENKPSIAPLVEGRLKVVNEVTPLSGSYIGINSFGFGGANSHALLLRNQKEKKQHGLPVDDLPRLVVWSGRTKEALEVMIRDIEERPLDTEFIALLYNIQEQSIPGHRYRGYGIYRKNGDKPAFRLEMNISRIPLESLPLAAVFGGINSRWRLELGELRKFAQVEETLAKCCNILKALKFDLFRKCSGREPLLNSMVGTVVLQLTVVELLTSIGVEFDSYGGHSIGQFTCAYLDGSLSVEQVVQLAFWHGLVYTEAKAIDEYSAFVKLNSKSDRLPLKEVIENDSSSFGIFVGSRQSTLEGIGQLKSSGYVAEVLDYVSLTCESSREEILGDKLSHALKTVLPKMVASTSKWFNAELTQTSSLFHSMKLHSSDSIVNLLDRIPRNAHILEIGSGQSCSKVLKILHFNPNGSSLAPNSSDSVTGLLSKIGHLYLTNKNLRIFELYPAVQFPVSRGTAMIAPLIRWDHREDSYVVRYGWDLTVKTNMMHFKISLTSEDNKYVLGHCIDGRVLFPATGYLQLVWNLLAYLAHCELFHFAIEFEDVQFLRATTITKGQTVNLIVMYQSASGFFEILEGNTAVVIGYTRVLDPSAKESIMEMKSSAKLLQTRDFYKELRLRGYHYAEMFRSVLETKIDGSEAKIEWKGNWVALMDCMLQIGIVAVDSRSLMVPTAIEKASISPLDHLKALKKDDQGREYCEVRCCRATNVSICGGIVIANPRVSTIGRRNPPGVPILEAYKFIPYRSDQQVSTLEAIRMCVQLALENVPTLSVAVTEVHNSKLPIVSDMFGMAIADLPLVQANLTLLTAKHQEVGTVVLKNEKIADQTNCLFLIADNRLNDVNFLKDAKSCLVDGGFLLIREAPNFDQDSFNPPNDFNLIASFYVDQEETFLLLQSKNQRKFNETPTVIEVQTNDFNWLAELKRSCKFGPVILYSQNDSISGIVGLVNCIRKEPKLQNVCCVFIDDPVAPPFALNDRFYQSQLSLGLAVNVFKNGKWGSYRHELLPQVRKTEPVRNHCYANSLTRGDISSMMWFTGPLNECSVVPNRIRVVYSALNFRDVMVATGRLSSDVLNSDRLDEECDIGFEFVGVTEDGKRVMGVISSGGMATMVNADPLLTWPVPDHWSLEEACTVPVVYGTVCIAFYMCTHIQKGKSILIHAGSGGVGQAAIHVALAEGLDVFTTVSTKEKREFLLEQFPGLKQENIGNSRDISFEQMIKLRTNGKGVDYVLNSLAEEKLQASVRCLRQGGHFLEIGKYDMARNSKIAMSLMQKGLTFTSVMLDLMFKESREKKMQFCQVMNRFMSSGMAKPLNRTVFEAVEVEQAMRFLAGGKHIGKVLLKIRRNETDLDTMPIQYVPRVYCNSDHVYVVIGGLGGFGLELADWLILRGCRRIVLSSSRGITKSYQDYRIQIWKSYGVQVLVCTADITTMEGCRTLLQEASELGTVAAIYNLAVRLRDAILDNQTAQMFGECLAPKAIATTHLDVVSRELCPQLKQFVVFSSVSCGRGNAGQSNYGMANSVMERIIERRYEQGLPAKAIQWGAIGEVGLVADMAEDKLDMEIGGTLQQRIASCLHELDPLLTCEQPIVASMVVAEKRSGAGSKNIIEAVMNIMSIRELKSISMESTLADVGMDSLMAVEIRQVLERDFELVLSPQELRTLTLSKLLKLDEEKKQNDSEKDSKVKSNAELVNMHMILRNLGNEANSDKTILRLSSKTEECPILIIPGLEGVAGNIWSTIADRLVRSTFILQLMGTVDCESVPAIVDCVFDDVCKVFHGYESYTIVAYSYGSLLSTEIAKRLQAKGMSGKLLLVDGAPKFMKQLALQQLGDDSEEFKRRFLFILISFVIPNQPTERILPIVQAPSFDDGIEKLVELSKERNLYSANYIRRIAKAVLQRIRMTAQICVEEDQSLDLPITLVRPTEVTVANSDSDYGLSKCTTGPVILHTIEGSHTTMLDNPALVDIINNFIQ